A genomic window from Flavobacterium hankyongi includes:
- a CDS encoding IS110 family transposase produces the protein MSKDKKTFGIDISKDTFDVVDCSGNYYQFSNNLKDFLKFLKLLDATSHCVMEATGYYHYQLAYFLVDHHIAVSVENPLSIKRFIQMKLSRVKTDKSDAKMICLYGQQQELPLWFGYSKYQTQCLQMLRLLDTYTKQSAALKNKIQAEEVLGNPCKIVVSSLKKILKHLQKEIGLLEAELLVLVKSEQQEMLTKVESIPGIGRKTAMMLLVLTDGFKRFEDSSQLCSFCGLTPVIRQSGSSIKGKVRISKVGNSKLRNLLFMCSFTACKCNKACRELYERIVNKGKSKKLALIAVCNKLLKQAFAIAKSGVEYNENYRSKLVVKN, from the coding sequence TTATCAATTCTCTAACAATTTAAAAGACTTTTTAAAGTTTTTGAAATTGTTGGATGCCACTTCCCATTGTGTTATGGAGGCAACGGGTTATTATCATTATCAATTGGCATATTTTTTAGTAGATCATCATATTGCAGTATCGGTAGAAAATCCGTTATCGATAAAGCGCTTTATTCAAATGAAACTGAGTAGGGTAAAGACGGATAAATCAGATGCTAAGATGATTTGTTTGTATGGTCAGCAACAAGAGCTTCCCTTATGGTTTGGTTATTCAAAATACCAGACACAGTGTTTGCAAATGTTGAGATTATTAGACACTTATACCAAGCAAAGTGCTGCTTTAAAGAATAAAATACAAGCAGAGGAGGTATTGGGTAATCCTTGTAAAATAGTGGTTAGTTCATTAAAGAAGATTCTAAAACATTTACAAAAAGAGATTGGTTTGCTAGAAGCAGAGTTGTTGGTTTTGGTCAAATCAGAACAACAAGAGATGTTGACTAAGGTAGAGAGTATTCCAGGAATTGGACGTAAAACAGCGATGATGCTTTTAGTTTTAACAGATGGTTTTAAACGTTTTGAGGACAGTTCACAATTGTGTTCATTTTGTGGTTTAACTCCAGTAATTAGGCAGTCAGGAAGTAGTATAAAAGGAAAGGTTAGGATAAGTAAAGTTGGTAATTCCAAACTCAGAAATTTACTGTTTATGTGCAGTTTTACTGCTTGTAAATGCAATAAAGCTTGTAGGGAACTTTATGAACGAATAGTTAACAAAGGAAAAAGCAAGAAACTAGCTTTAATAGCGGTATGCAACAAGCTTTTAAAACAAGCATTTGCAATAGCAAAGTCAGGAGTAGAGTACAATGAAAACTATAGAAGTAAACTAGTAGTTAAAAACTAA
- a CDS encoding DUF7683 domain-containing protein produces the protein MEEVNRYLCFYEKDSDKFVGEKLIDKINLNDLLELITPSVYGLDNLLYNCYLLNEEKLSKLSKLLNENIVYNLDKYEYFLEATSK, from the coding sequence ATGGAAGAAGTCAATCGATATTTATGTTTTTACGAAAAGGATAGTGATAAGTTTGTTGGAGAAAAACTAATAGATAAAATCAATCTAAATGATCTACTAGAATTGATTACACCTTCAGTTTATGGATTAGATAACTTATTGTATAATTGTTACTTATTGAACGAAGAAAAACTTAGTAAATTGTCTAAATTATTAAACGAAAACATTGTCTATAATTTAGATAAATATGAATATTTTTTAGAAGCAACATCAAAATAA